The genomic stretch TCGTACGGGAACTGCTGACCGCCTGGGAGGTACCGGAAGGTCCCCTGGACGACGGGGTCCTGGTCACCTCGGAACTGGTCACGAACGCCCTGGTGCACACGGCCGGTGACCGGATCGCCTGCCGGCTGCACGACACGTCGGACCGGATACGGATCGAGGTCGAGGACCGGGAAGGCGGCCCCGCGCTGCCGACGGCCCGCCGCCCCGGACCCGACGACCAGCACGGACGCGGACTGCTTCTGGTCGACGCGCTGAGCCTCGACTGGGGGGTGACGCCGATACCCGGCCAACTCGCCCGAGTCGTCTGGGCGGAGCTGTCGTCCGGCCACGACTGACGTCACGTCCGCCGACCCGACCGACCGCCCCCGGACCCTCCCCCCTCGTCCGAAGGATTCCCATGCGCCACGCCGCACCCGTCCCCACCCCGTCCGCCGACCCGTCCTGGACCCGCACCCGCCCCAAGCCCGGCTCCCAGGAACAGCCCGGCTGACCCCGAAGGTCCCGGCGCCCGTTACGGCACTCCGCCGGCCTCGGCCATCGGAACGGGCGGAGCGGGGTGAGGTGGAGTGGGGTGAGCGGTTTCCAGACGGGACGGCACGCCACGGCACGCCTCTGGCCTCCGCCTCGGAGCCCCCGAGCGGAGTGCGGTGGAGTGCGATGGGTGGGTTCCGGGCGGGGGGCAGCTCACACACCCCTGGCCTCCGCCATCGGAACCCCGTAGCGGGCCGAGGCGGTCCGGGGCAGGCGGCTTCCGGAAGGGGGGCGGCGCGCATCCGGCGGAGCGGCACCCGTCTCCGCGCTCACTCCACTCCGGACCCGAACACCTCGCTGCCCCACGCCCCCGCCCACCCTCCCCTCGCAGGCACCCCCACGCCACGCCCTCGCTCCGCCCTCGGCTTCACGTCCACCGCACCGCCCCCACGCCCATCCCCACCCCAGCCCAAAACCGCCGCCCGCACACTCCCACTCCGCCCCCAGCCCCACTCGGTCCCCGGCTTCAACCCCGCCGCACCGCGCCCCCGTCCCCTCAGCCCAAAGCCAGCCCCCGCCCACGCCCCGCTCTCCGCACACGCGCCCCAGGCCACACCCCCGGTCCAGTCCCACCCCGTCGCCCCACTCCCCCATCCCACGCCCTCGCTCCCCCGCCACCGCACCGCACCCTCACGCCGCCCCCGCCTCGGCTCGAAACCGTCGCCTGCCGTACCCCATCCGCCCCCGAACCCCGGTAGATTCGCCGCTGGTGCGGGGCGTCCGCACCGGGCGGGGGATCGGGGGCCGTACGGGCTCCGGGTCCACCGTGCGGGTCGGGTCGTTGCGTCGGGGGTGTGCGGGGTGGTGGTCTGGTCGCTGATCCGCCGGAGGCGGGCCGCGTCCGGGCTTCCCGTGCCCGGGCGGTGCCGGCCCGAGGCCGGTCGGCATGTCCTGGCCACCGAGCGGCTGTTGCTGTTCACGCCCCGCACCCGGCTGGACGTGGCCGCGGCGCTCGCCGCCTGCGCCGACGCCGAGGCCCAGCGCTGGCTCGGCACCCAGGCGGACGAGGTCCTGCCCGATCCCGGCATGCGCAGGGCCCTGCTCGCCTGGCGGCCGGCCGGTGACGACGGCCGCCGGATGCCCAGGAAGCTGGCCCAGCCGTATGCGCCCGGCCCGGACGACCCGCTGCTCCTGGTCTGTGTGCGCAGATCGGACCTCGGCTACGCCGGTGCCCTCGAACTGGAGCACCGCACGGGCGAGATGGGCGGCTGGCTGGCCCCGGCCTGTCGCGGCCAGGGCTTGGGCGCGGAGCTGTTCCGCGCGGGCGCCAGGCTCGCGCACACCCATGCCGGACTGGCCACGGTCCGGGCCGGCGCGGAGCCCGGGAACACCGCGAGCCGCCGGGCCCTGGCCCATGCCGGATTCGTCCCGGACGAAGGGCCGGCCAGACAGACGCTGCCCGACGGCCGGGTGGTCGAGGCCGTCTGGCACCGACACGACAGCACGGCGGCTTCCCGCTGCCGTTGACCATCCGCCACCCACCCCCCACCCACCCTCATGGAGAGCCGACGTGACAGACACCGGATCCAGCACAGACACCGGATTCAGCCCGGAGCGGATCGCCACCGGCAAGCCGCACTCCGCCCGGATGTACGACTGGTTCCTGGACGGTAAGGACCACTACCCGGTGGATGCCGAAGCCGCAAGCAAGGTGCTGGAGCTCTTCCCGGGCGCCAAGGACGCGGCCTGGGCCAACCGGGAGTTCATGCACCGAGCCGCCCGCTTCGTCGCGCGCCTGGGCATCGACCAGTTCCTGGACGTGGGTACCGGCATCCCCACGGAGCCGAACCTGCACCAGGTCGTGCAGGCGGTCGTCCCGAGCGCCCGGGTGGTGTACGCCGACAACGACCCGATCGTGCTGCGGCACGCCGAGGCCCTGCTGCACGGCACGCCCGAGGGGCGTACCGCCTATCTGCACGCCGACGTCCGCGAGCCGGAGCGGATCGTGGAGTACGCCCGCGAGCATCTGGACCTGACCCGGCCCGTCGGCCTGTCGCTGATCGCGCTGCTGCCGTTCGTCACCGACGAGCGGGACCCGTACGGTGTCGTCCGCACGCTCCTGGACCCCCTGCCCTCCGGCAGCCACCTGATCCTGTCCCACGGCAGCGCCGAGTTCGACCCGGAGGTCATGGAGCGCATCGAGGAGGTCTACCGCGCCGGCGGCACCCCGGTCCAGACGCGCACGCACGCCGAGGTGACCCGGTTCTTCGACGGCCTGGAACTGTGCGATCCGGGTGTCGTACCGGCCACGAGGTGGCACCCCGAGCCGGCGATGCGGGTCCGGCAGGAGCAGCCGGTGTACGTCGGGGTGGCCCGCAAACCCTGACCCCCGAGGAGCTGACACTCCACCCCCTCGGCTTCGACCGCCTGGCCGCCGTCGAGCAGCGCGCCGACTGGGGCTGTCTGGAGTGGATCGCCGTCGACCCCGCCTGTCAGGGGCGCGGGGTGGCGTCCCGGCTGGTGAAGGAGTGCTGTGCGCGGCCGGCGGCGGCCGGGGCGGTGTGCGTGGTCACGGACGTGGAGCGGTGCAACACCGCCTCCGCCGAGCTGATGCGCCGCAACGGCTTCGCGGAGGAGGCCACCGTCAGCCTCTTGGTACGGCCGCTCACCGAGAGCACCGGCAGCGGCTCGGGGCGGGCCCGTGACGCCTCCGCGCCCCGCCGCCGCCTCCCCCGGGCGGCGGCCGAACGGGTGCGCTGAGTCCGACCGCGCGAGGGGCCGGACCCCTTGCGAGGGCTCAGCCCCGGGCGCCGCGTGTGGGTGTCCAACGCCTCGGCCGCGGTGCGCAGTTGCTCCGCCGCGGTGGTGCAGGCGGCGGCCTGCCGCTCCAGCGCGGGCGGGCTCCCCTCGGGGGCCACCGGACAGCCGCTGAGCGTGGCCGCGGTGGCGAGCAGTTGGCGGGCGTAGCCGCCCATGAAGTCGGCGTCGGCCCGCAAGGTGCCGACGTGCGTGAGGAGTTCACCGGCAGGGGCCGCGGTCGCTCGAGGATACTCGGTCACCACGGCAGCTCCTGCGTGACGGGATACGGAAGGACGTCAGCGCGGCAGCACGGCGTCGACGCGCCTGGCCGGCCAGGGGTTCGGCCGCCGCGTTGTCCAGCCACGGCCGGACGCCGGTGCCAGGGTGCAGCCGCAGCCTGCCGTGGGTCCGGACGAGGGTGCGTACGGCGCTCTCGCCCCGGCGCCCGTAGAGGCCCCGGTCGGCCTCCGCACAGCGGACGCCCGGTCCGAGCCGGCCCTCGACGCGGAGCCCGAGGTCGCGGGACCGGACGTCGATCTCCCGGTGGCATCCCGTGCGGCCGGCGCCGCGGCGTTCCTGAGCCGCAGCGAGGTGACGGCGACCAGCGCGGCGAGGCTCTCCCGGCCCGGCACCGCACCGGCCGCGCCGAGCACCTGGCACATACCCTGCGGCGCGGTGATCGCCGCGCCGCCCAGGCCCGCTTGTTCGTCAGGGCTCGCAGCAGCGAACACCGTGCGGCGAGACCGGTACGGGGACGGCGGCGCGTGACGGCGGTGAGAGGAGGTGCGAACAGCGTGGTACCGGTGCGCGCGGACACCGCGCGAATGCCCTCGGCGACCTCCACCACGTCCCGCGCCGGCCGCCACAGGTGACGGGCCACGGTCGCGCCGTTGGGACGCGATCCGGTCCCCTCGTCCGCCGTACATCGAAGATCGAAGAAGGCTGGAAGAGGGCCGACAGAGTGGTCTGCGGGCAGGGCAGGGCGGGCCTCTGCACGGGACGGGTGCTCAGGCGCCCGGCATCAGGCCCGCCGCGACCGTCGCCCCGAGCTCCCAGCACGCCTCGGTGTCGGCCTTGCCGGGCTCACCGGTGACGGTCACCGCGTCGGCGGCGCGCCGCCAGCCGAGGCCGGTGGTGACGGCCTCGATGGCGCGGACGGCACCGGTGACGTCGTTCCCGCCGTGGACGTAGTAGCCGAACGGCCGGCCGCGGGTCTCGTCCAGGCACGGGTAGTAGATCTGGTCGAAGAAATGCTTCAGCGCGCCGGACATATAGCCGAGGTTCGCCGGAGTGCCCAGCAGATAGCCGTCGGCTTCCAGGACGTCGGAGGCGGTTGCGGACAGGGCCGCCCGCCGTACGACGCGGACGCCCTCGATCTCCGGTGTGGTGGCGCCGGAGACGACGGCCTCGAACAGCGCCTGGCAGTTGGGCGACGGGGTGTGATGGACGATCAGCAAGGTAGGCACACCCCGCACCCTGCCGTGCGCCCGCGGCGCCTCGCAAACGGCGGGCGTGACAGAGGGCGCGGCGGGGTAGACGCTGTGCACGGGAAGGACGGGAGGGGCTGCCGTGACCAGCGTGGGTGCACGCGTCTCCGCTCTTCGCCCGCCGTGGCTGCCGGCCGGCTACGGGTGCCGCGCGGCGACCACCGCCGATGTGGACGCGATCCACCATCTGGTCGCCGCGTACGAAAGCGCGCTGCACGGCCGCCCCACGACCGGCGCCGACCAGCTCGCCACCGAGCTGTCCCTGCCCGGCACGCTGCTCGTGCACGACGACGCGGGCCGGCTGGTCGCCTGCTGCTGGGTGAAGGGACGGCGGGCCAGGTTACTTGTGCTCCCCGGCCACCGGGAGCGGGATCTCGGCAGCGGACTGCTCGACTGGGCCGAGACCCGGGCCCGGCGGGCGGGCAGCGACCGGCTCGCCCTGACGGTCTCCGACGCCGATCACGCCGCGATCGCGCTCCTGCGGACCGGCGGGTACTCCCGGCTGGTCACTGAGTGGCTGCTCGAGATCGCGCTGCCGCACGAACCCGACGTGCCCGATCCGCCGGCGGGCATCACCGTACGACCGTTCCGGCACGGCGACGAACAGGCCGCGTACCAGCTCACCGAGGACGCGTTCGACGAGTGGCAGCCACGGCGGAAGACCTACGCGGAATGGGCCCGGCACACCGTCGAACGCGCCACGTTCCTGCCGGCGGCATCGCCGGTGGCCCTCGCCGGCGACCGGATGGTCGGGGCCGTGCTGTCACTCGACGTGCCGGGTCATGGCGAGGGATATGTGGAGCGGGTCGCGGTACGGCGTGACCACCGCGACCGGGGCATCGCCCGCACGCTGCTGTGGGAGGCGTTCCGCGCCTTCCACCGCCGAGGCAGACCTGCCTGCACGCTGTGGACGCACTCCGGCACGGGCGCGCTCTCGCTGTACGTGCGGCTCGGCATGACAGTCCGGCGCAGCTCCACGGTCTACTGCAGGGCACTCGTCACCGACTGAGTTGTCCTGAGGGTCGCTCAGTAGCGGAGGCGCCTGGCCCTGAGCAGCATGATCAGGCCCGACATGGCGAGCAGGGTGCCGAGGGCCGCGGGCCACAGGTGAGCACCGGTCTCCGCCAGCGCACCCTGCTTTCCCTGCGGTTGGGGCTGTGTGGCGGCGGGCGGGACGTATCCGGCGGCGGTGGGCTGGACGGGGGCGGACTGGGTGGACCGGGTCGGCTCGGGCGACTGACTCGACCGGGTGGGGGTGGGCCGTGCCGATTCGGTGGCGCGGTGCCGCGTGTGATCGGACTTCGCGGTGTGGTCCTGCTGCGGAGCCTGGTCCTGTTTGCTGGTGCGGCCCGGTGTGGTCGTCGCGTCGGTCCTGGGTTGCTCGCTGGGCCGGGAGGCCGAGGATGCCGAGGCGGATGCGGAGGCGGCGGTGCCGCCGGGCTGCTCCGTCGTACCGTCGCCCGGGGCGGCCGTCGTGTCCGAGCCCGGACTCGCCGTGGGCGTCGCCGTCGTACCGGAGCCGTCACCACCGGGTCCGCAGGTGCGGCCGGAGTTGATGCAGTCGACCATCTCGCGCATCAGGCTCTCGTCGAAGACGTTGATGAAGTCGCCGTGGTCGGTGACGGGCTTGTGCAATTGCTCGGGGAAGGAGTCGATCGCGAAGAGCGGGGCCGTACGGCCGCCGTCCTGGAGGCTGGGCGCCCGGACGTCGTAGACGAGGCGCTGCACCAGCTGCGGAATGGCTTGGAAGCCCGCCGGGCAGGAGCCGTCGGGGGCGGTGAAGGCCACGTGGGTACGGTGGTTGGCGCTGTCGATGTTGCGGCCGTCCCAGCAGCTCTGGAACCGGAAGGTGCGCACCACGTCGCTGCCCGGCGGACACAGCGGGTACTTGTCCTTCAGCTGCCGGTCCTCGTAACCGGTGCAGCTCCAGGAGGCGTTGGCGTTGCCGGGGCCGTTGACGAAGGCCTTGGCGTCGCCGGTGATGATGCGCAGCAGGCGCGGCATGGCGGTGACTTTGCCGCGCGGGTTGCCCTCGAACGTCAGCGTGACCTGCTTGGGGGTGACGATCTGGCCCGCGTTGCCCTCCGTGCCACCGCCCGGGGATCCGGCGTCCCGCTCCTGGGTGCCGTTCTGCAGGCGCAGCACCGGCCAGTAGTACGAGGACTTGTCGCCCTGGTCGGCACAGCTCGTCCTGGCGTTCGCCAGGTCGTCGTCGCTGGCGAAGGCGTTGTTGCCCTGGTTGCCGACGTAGTCGTGGAAGTGGTGGGCGCCGTTGGAGACACCGGGGGCGACGATCACGTTGTCCGAGTTGAACAGGCCGTTCGCGTTGACACCGCAGTCAGAGGTGAAGCTGCCGCGCGAGGCGTCGGTCTGCTGGGGCGGGTTCGACTCGTCGGGCTGTACGGAGGTGATGTCCGCGTAGTCGGAGACGACGGGTCCGTTGCCGGCCTGGCCGGCGCCGTTCTGCTGGGCGCCCTGGGTCGCGGCGGGGGAACTCGGCGCGGTGGAGGCGGTGGCCTGGTCGCCGTTGTCCGTGCCGTCGGCGCCGGGGCGCAGCGTGCAGGCGGCCAGGGCGTCCAGGCCCTGCGCGGGTTGCCCGGCCCGGTCGAGGGCGTCGGATATCCGCCCGATGGCCGCGGCCCGCTTCTCCTTCAGCGGGTTCATGATCGTGTCGTCGACGGGGCCGGAGTCCTGGCCGGCGGACCGCCCCGTCTGCTGGAGTTGCTGGTAGGCCGCCGCCGTCTGCCGGTCCAGCAGGGCGAGTTCGCGGTCGACGTCGGGACGGGCCGTGTCCGGTACGGCGGTCAGCCGACTGCCGACGTCGGGGCAGTCGATCGTGGTCATGCCCGCGGACAGGACGTGCCCGGTTCCGTTCGTGCCGGACCCGTCACCCCAGTTCTCGGTCGCCGAGGCGTAGACGTTCGCGGCGACGAGGCCGCCTCCGCCCAGCATCAGAGCCACCGCTGCGAAGGTCGCGCGTCGTGCGCCGGTCGGGCGTCTGCGCCTGTTCCGTACCAAGGTCGTCCCCTGCGTGTTGTGTGTGCCGGTCGGGCATGGAGCTCCCCGGCTTCATACGGAGGGCGGCACCGATGTGTTCAACAGAATCGCGAATTCACCCGGACCTCACAGGGAAACGCGGTTTTCGCCTCTTCCCTCTCGAACATCATCGCGAACATCACAATTACGTATCGGACATTCCACGCCTCAACCTTCACACGAGGTACACACGTTGGCTAGGTTGACGCGAGGCCGCCCGGCACTCGGATGAGTCCGGACGTGACGGCCCAACTGCCCTGCGGGGCAAGGAAGGAGCGTGTCTTCCATGGCGCCGGAGAGCCGCGACGAGGTTGCGCAGCGGGACGAGGTCCGGCAGCGGATCAACTCCCTCTATGACCAGGCCGAGAACGCGACCGGGAACTACAACGCGACCCGGGCCATGGCGTCGGTGACGCGCTCACGTGGCCTGACGCAGACCAATCGGTCACGCCGGCGGTCCGATCCCGCTCTGGACGAGGTCACCCGGCAGTGGTTCGACGCGGCACGCGCCAAGCTCGGCCCGACCGTCCCCGCCGTGCTGCCCGCCGACCGGCTCCCCGACCGCCCGGCAGCACGGGGACGCTCCCGGGAACGGATGGGCGGCGGCCTTCCGGACGGCACACGGGACACGGTGGGCCCGAGCCCTTCGGCCCGGCGGGCCGAGGCGCTGGATCGCGCCGTCGATCGCGTGGTGGCCGAGCTGACGGCCGGCCGGGCGACGGACCCGGCGAGTCTGGCTCTGGCCGCGCGGGAGAGCGGACGCGCGGCGCTGCCGGGGCCTCGCCGCCCCGAACTACCCAGCGTGGGCAGTGACTTGACCGATGAGCGCCCCGGTTCCGTCGAGACGGCCGTCCTCCCGGTGCCCGCGTTGTCGGCCGCCCTGGGCGCCCCGGTTCAGGAAGCCAGGGCGCTTCCCGGCACCACCGCCCCGCGCGGCCCCTCCCCCGCCACGTCCAAGGCGAACAACCAGCGCAAGCTCGCCGCCGCGAGCGACGTGATCTCCCGGTACGCCGCCCAACTCGTCACGTATGCCGCCACTGTTCAGCCCGCACCTGTTACGGCCGCACCGCTCACGCCCGACGCGGCCGCAGCACTAGCACTCGTGACGGACGTGACGGACGTGACGGACGCGGCACCTACGCCTGTCACAGCGACACCGCCCACAACCACGCAGGTCCCCTCGGATTTCGGAACCGGTCAGTGGGAGCAGCCGCGGTGGGAGCAGCCACAGTGGGAGGCACCCGCCGGGACGATGACCGCGGACGCCTGGTCCGCCCCCATGGCCCCCGTCACCATCGACTCCGGCCCCACCGCCCCCACCGGCTCCGCCCCTATGACCTCCGTGACCGACAGCGGCCCCCTGGCCCCGGTCACCGACTCGCCGGAAGCTGTTCGTGTCACGAAGGCCGTCGCGTTCGCCCGGGCGCAGATCGGCAAGCCGTGTGTGTGGGGTGCGACCGGGCCGGACTCGTACGACTGCGCCAGCCTGACCCAGGCCGCCTGGAAGGCCGCGGGGGTCACCCTGCCGCGGGCCGCGCACCAGCAGGCACTCGCCGGCGCCCCGGTCACCCTGGCCGGGATCGAGCCAGGTGATCTCGTCCTCTTCTTCGACGACGACCGGCATGTGGGGCTGCATGTCGGCGGCGGCATGATGGTGCACGCGCCGGGTCCGGGGGCGTCGATCCGCGAGGAGTCGATCTACGGCGCCGGGGAGTCGGCGATCCACCGGATCGTGCGGCCCGCCTGACCGGCCCGCGCCCCGGGAGCGGGACCGGGGTCAGCGGCGGCGCCGGTGTGCCCGCCGGCTCTCGTAGTGGTCGAGCAGGGTCTCCTCCAACGGCCGGTAAGCGAGGCCGAGTTCGCGGACGCTGCGGCTGTTGTCGACGCGGAAGCGGATGCCGAGGTGCCCCCGGATGTAGTCCTGGGTGAGGCCGAAGGAGGGGCCCAGGATGCGTACCGGCCAGTGCGGGAGCCTGGTGCGCGGCAGCCGGAGGTCGCGGGGGTGGCGGGCGAGGATGATGCGGGCCATCTCGTGGAACGACGTCATGGTCTCGGCCGCCACGATGTACCGCCCCTGCGCCGCCGGGTTCTCGGCGACGGCGATGTGCGCGTCGGCCACGTCGCGGACGTCCGCCGTGGTGAAGCTGAAGTCCGGGGCGCCGTAGCAGAAATAGCCCTTGAACAGCTCGTCGAGCAGGAAGAGGCTGCCGGAGTCGGACGCGGGCGTGAACGAAGGGCCGAGGATCAGCCCGGGGTTGACCGACACCATGCGCCAGCGGTCCTGCGCCGCCGCGGCCGCCCAGGCGGCGCGTTCCGCCCGTGTCTTGGCGTAGTGGTAGGGGTTGTTCTCGACCGTGCTGGTGGTGTTGAAGTACCGCTCGGAGAGAACCTGGCCGTCCATCGCGAGCACGTCGGCATAGTCACCGAAGATCGCGCCCACCGTCGAGGTGAACACGAGGATCCGGACCTCCGGGGTCCGCTCGATCGCCGCCAGCACATGGCGGGTGCCCAGCAGCGCCGGGTCCACGACGTCCCGTCGGCCGTCCCCGATCCGCTCCGGCATCAGGAACGGCGAGGCCACATGGAAGACGACCGGGCAGCCGCGGAACGCCTCGTCGTACGAACCCTCTTTCAGCAAGTCCGCAGCGAACAACCGCAGTTGCCCAGGGAATGCCTCCTGGAGCTCCCACAGAGGTCGGACCTTCGCCGCGTCGAAGAGGCGGCGTACGGTGGCATGGACCCGGTAGCCGCGCTCCAGCAGCCGCCGTACCAGGTGACTGCCGACAAAGCCGCTGCCGCCGGTCACCGCGACGGTCACCCCCGGGTGTCCGCCCACGACC from Streptomyces roseochromogenus subsp. oscitans DS 12.976 encodes the following:
- a CDS encoding GNAT family N-acetyltransferase produces the protein MTSVGARVSALRPPWLPAGYGCRAATTADVDAIHHLVAAYESALHGRPTTGADQLATELSLPGTLLVHDDAGRLVACCWVKGRRARLLVLPGHRERDLGSGLLDWAETRARRAGSDRLALTVSDADHAAIALLRTGGYSRLVTEWLLEIALPHEPDVPDPPAGITVRPFRHGDEQAAYQLTEDAFDEWQPRRKTYAEWARHTVERATFLPAASPVALAGDRMVGAVLSLDVPGHGEGYVERVAVRRDHRDRGIARTLLWEAFRAFHRRGRPACTLWTHSGTGALSLYVRLGMTVRRSSTVYCRALVTD
- a CDS encoding NAD-dependent epimerase/dehydratase family protein, encoding MGGHPGVTVAVTGGSGFVGSHLVRRLLERGYRVHATVRRLFDAAKVRPLWELQEAFPGQLRLFAADLLKEGSYDEAFRGCPVVFHVASPFLMPERIGDGRRDVVDPALLGTRHVLAAIERTPEVRILVFTSTVGAIFGDYADVLAMDGQVLSERYFNTTSTVENNPYHYAKTRAERAAWAAAAAQDRWRMVSVNPGLILGPSFTPASDSGSLFLLDELFKGYFCYGAPDFSFTTADVRDVADAHIAVAENPAAQGRYIVAAETMTSFHEMARIILARHPRDLRLPRTRLPHWPVRILGPSFGLTQDYIRGHLGIRFRVDNSRSVRELGLAYRPLEETLLDHYESRRAHRRRR
- a CDS encoding flavodoxin family protein, producing MPTLLIVHHTPSPNCQALFEAVVSGATTPEIEGVRVVRRAALSATASDVLEADGYLLGTPANLGYMSGALKHFFDQIYYPCLDETRGRPFGYYVHGGNDVTGAVRAIEAVTTGLGWRRAADAVTVTGEPGKADTEACWELGATVAAGLMPGA
- a CDS encoding GNAT family N-acetyltransferase, with product MAPRAGDAGPAGAAGVRRGGPQTLTPEELTLHPLGFDRLAAVEQRADWGCLEWIAVDPACQGRGVASRLVKECCARPAAAGAVCVVTDVERCNTASAELMRRNGFAEEATVSLLVRPLTESTGSGSGRARDASAPRRRLPRAAAERVR
- a CDS encoding GNAT family N-acetyltransferase, with translation MVVWSLIRRRRAASGLPVPGRCRPEAGRHVLATERLLLFTPRTRLDVAAALAACADAEAQRWLGTQADEVLPDPGMRRALLAWRPAGDDGRRMPRKLAQPYAPGPDDPLLLVCVRRSDLGYAGALELEHRTGEMGGWLAPACRGQGLGAELFRAGARLAHTHAGLATVRAGAEPGNTASRRALAHAGFVPDEGPARQTLPDGRVVEAVWHRHDSTAASRCR
- a CDS encoding DUF1996 domain-containing protein, with amino-acid sequence MLGGGGLVAANVYASATENWGDGSGTNGTGHVLSAGMTTIDCPDVGSRLTAVPDTARPDVDRELALLDRQTAAAYQQLQQTGRSAGQDSGPVDDTIMNPLKEKRAAAIGRISDALDRAGQPAQGLDALAACTLRPGADGTDNGDQATASTAPSSPAATQGAQQNGAGQAGNGPVVSDYADITSVQPDESNPPQQTDASRGSFTSDCGVNANGLFNSDNVIVAPGVSNGAHHFHDYVGNQGNNAFASDDDLANARTSCADQGDKSSYYWPVLRLQNGTQERDAGSPGGGTEGNAGQIVTPKQVTLTFEGNPRGKVTAMPRLLRIITGDAKAFVNGPGNANASWSCTGYEDRQLKDKYPLCPPGSDVVRTFRFQSCWDGRNIDSANHRTHVAFTAPDGSCPAGFQAIPQLVQRLVYDVRAPSLQDGGRTAPLFAIDSFPEQLHKPVTDHGDFINVFDESLMREMVDCINSGRTCGPGGDGSGTTATPTASPGSDTTAAPGDGTTEQPGGTAASASASASSASRPSEQPRTDATTTPGRTSKQDQAPQQDHTAKSDHTRHRATESARPTPTRSSQSPEPTRSTQSAPVQPTAAGYVPPAATQPQPQGKQGALAETGAHLWPAALGTLLAMSGLIMLLRARRLRY
- a CDS encoding ATP-binding protein translates to MTHRQQAPAEPDRPRRALDGARQIRPVPDSAEQPEHRPPVPAGVLRPPGGERLGRLPGPVGPDRLASGAPLPRAAAFDLPSRPTAVSTARRVVRELLTAWEVPEGPLDDGVLVTSELVTNALVHTAGDRIACRLHDTSDRIRIEVEDREGGPALPTARRPGPDDQHGRGLLLVDALSLDWGVTPIPGQLARVVWAELSSGHD
- a CDS encoding C40 family peptidase; the protein is MAPESRDEVAQRDEVRQRINSLYDQAENATGNYNATRAMASVTRSRGLTQTNRSRRRSDPALDEVTRQWFDAARAKLGPTVPAVLPADRLPDRPAARGRSRERMGGGLPDGTRDTVGPSPSARRAEALDRAVDRVVAELTAGRATDPASLALAARESGRAALPGPRRPELPSVGSDLTDERPGSVETAVLPVPALSAALGAPVQEARALPGTTAPRGPSPATSKANNQRKLAAASDVISRYAAQLVTYAATVQPAPVTAAPLTPDAAAALALVTDVTDVTDAAPTPVTATPPTTTQVPSDFGTGQWEQPRWEQPQWEAPAGTMTADAWSAPMAPVTIDSGPTAPTGSAPMTSVTDSGPLAPVTDSPEAVRVTKAVAFARAQIGKPCVWGATGPDSYDCASLTQAAWKAAGVTLPRAAHQQALAGAPVTLAGIEPGDLVLFFDDDRHVGLHVGGGMMVHAPGPGASIREESIYGAGESAIHRIVRPA
- a CDS encoding SAM-dependent methyltransferase — encoded protein: MTDTGSSTDTGFSPERIATGKPHSARMYDWFLDGKDHYPVDAEAASKVLELFPGAKDAAWANREFMHRAARFVARLGIDQFLDVGTGIPTEPNLHQVVQAVVPSARVVYADNDPIVLRHAEALLHGTPEGRTAYLHADVREPERIVEYAREHLDLTRPVGLSLIALLPFVTDERDPYGVVRTLLDPLPSGSHLILSHGSAEFDPEVMERIEEVYRAGGTPVQTRTHAEVTRFFDGLELCDPGVVPATRWHPEPAMRVRQEQPVYVGVARKP